A segment of the Deltaproteobacteria bacterium genome:
GCCGGCGGCCCGCAGTTGTCCAAGGCTTAGGGACGATCCCAACGGCAACATAGAATTATAAAGTATATCAAGCATTAACGGCATCCTAAATCATGCATGCGTTCTTCCAGGAAACAACATTGCTGGTTCAAGGCGTTCTCGTCGCCGCTTGTGGCCGGCAGATCGATGGGGTCGCCGTAAACAATGGTACAGCGGGAAAACGGCCAGGGTAGCTGGAACTTATCCCAGGCCTTCTGAAAAATCAGAGACTTGTCCATGATCACCCGGACCAAGACAATGGGCGATCCCGCGTGCTCGGCCAGAAAAATGGCTCCGGGCTTGATGCGATGCCTCGGCCCGCGCGGGCCGTCGGCCGTG
Coding sequences within it:
- a CDS encoding DUF374 domain-containing protein yields the protein PVIILWHDEIFPLIPAHADVGLACVVSQSQDGELLAQVLERFGFATMRGSSSRGGLRALIAAKRFMDKTGKGVIFTADGPRGPRHRIKPGAIFLAEHAGSPIVLVRVIMDKSLIFQKAWDKFQLPWPFSRCTIVYGDPIDLPATSGDENALNQQCCFLEERMHDLGCR